One part of the Muntiacus reevesi chromosome 18, mMunRee1.1, whole genome shotgun sequence genome encodes these proteins:
- the LOC136149032 gene encoding keratin-associated protein 4-7-like isoform X3: protein MVNSCCGSVCSDQSCGRSLCQETCCQPSCCQTTCCRTTCCRPSCGVSSCCRPVCCQPTCPRPTCCISSCCRPSCCVSSCGSSCCRPTCCISSCCRPQCCQPVCCQPTCPRPTCCISSCCRPSCYGSSCGSSCCRPTCCISSCCRPHCCRPSCCLRPVCGRVSCHTTCYRPTCVISTCPRPVCCPSSCC, encoded by the exons ATGGTCAACTCCTGTTGTGGCTCCGTCTGCTCTGACCAGAGCTGTGGCCGAAGTCTCTGCCAGGAGACCTGCTGCCAGCCCAGCTGCTGCCAGACCACCTGCTGCAGGACCACCTGCTGCCGCCCCAGCTGTGGTGTGTCCAGTTGCTGCCGACCCGTCTgctgccagcccacctgcccTCGTCCCACCTGCTGCATCTCTAGCTGCTGCCGCCCCTCCTGCTGTGTTTCCAGCTGTGGTTCCAGCTGCTGCAGGCCTACCTGCTGCATCTCCAGCTGCTGCAGGCCCCAGTGCTGCCAGCCTGTCTgctgccagcccacctgcccTCGCCCCACCTGCTGCATTTCTAGCTGCTGCCGCCCCTCTTGCTATGGGTCCAGCTGTGGTTCCAGCTGCTGCAGGCCTACCTGCTGCATCTCCAGCTGCTGCAGGCCCCA CTGCTGCCGCCCGAGCTGCTGCCTGCGCCCAGTGTGCGGCCGGGTCTCCTGCCACACCACTTGCTATCGGCCCACCTGTGTCATCTCCACCTGCCCCCGCCCCGTGTGCTGTCCCTCCTCTTGCTGCTGA
- the LOC136149032 gene encoding keratin-associated protein 4-11-like isoform X1 has protein sequence MVNSCCGSVCSDQSCGRSLCQETCCQPSCCQTTCCRTTCCRPSCGVSSCCRPVCCQPTCPRPTCCISSCCRPSCCVSSCGSSCCRPTCCISSCCRPQCCQPVCCQPTCPRPTCCISSCCRPSCYGSSCGSSCCRPTCCISSCCRPQCCQPVCCQPTCPRPTCCISSCCRPSCCGSSCGSSCCRPSCCRPSCCLRPVCGRVSCHTTCYRPTCVISTCPRPVCCPSSCC, from the exons ATGGTCAACTCCTGTTGTGGCTCCGTCTGCTCTGACCAGAGCTGTGGCCGAAGTCTCTGCCAGGAGACCTGCTGCCAGCCCAGCTGCTGCCAGACCACCTGCTGCAGGACCACCTGCTGCCGCCCCAGCTGTGGTGTGTCCAGTTGCTGCCGACCCGTCTgctgccagcccacctgcccTCGTCCCACCTGCTGCATCTCTAGCTGCTGCCGCCCCTCCTGCTGTGTTTCCAGCTGTGGTTCCAGCTGCTGCAGGCCTACCTGCTGCATCTCCAGCTGCTGCAGGCCCCAGTGCTGCCAGCCTGTCTgctgccagcccacctgcccTCGCCCCACCTGCTGCATTTCTAGCTGCTGCCGCCCCTCTTGCTATGGGTCCAGCTGTGGTTCCAGCTGCTGCAGGCCTACCTGCTGCATCTCCAGCTGCTGCAGGCCCCAGTGCTGCCAGCCGGTCTgctgccagcccacctgcccTCGTCCCACCTGCTGCATCTCTAGCTGCTGCCGCCCCTCCTGCTGTGGGTCTAGCTGTGGTTCCAGCTGCTGCAGGC CCAGCTGCTGCCGCCCGAGCTGCTGCCTGCGCCCAGTGTGCGGCCGGGTCTCCTGCCACACCACTTGCTATCGGCCCACCTGTGTCATCTCCACCTGCCCCCGCCCCGTGTGCTGTCCCTCCTCTTGCTGCTGA
- the LOC136149032 gene encoding keratin-associated protein 4-11-like isoform X2, producing MVNSCCGSVCSDQSCGRSLCQETCCQPSCCQTTCCRTTCCRPSCGVSSCCRPVCCQPTCPRPTCCISSCCRPSCCVSSCGSSCCRPTCCISSCCRPQCCQPVCCQPTCPRPTCCISSCCRPSCYGSSCGSSCCRPTCCISSCCRPQCCQPVCCQPTCPRPTCCISSCCRPSCCGCCRPSCCLRPVCGRVSCHTTCYRPTCVISTCPRPVCCPSSCC from the exons ATGGTCAACTCCTGTTGTGGCTCCGTCTGCTCTGACCAGAGCTGTGGCCGAAGTCTCTGCCAGGAGACCTGCTGCCAGCCCAGCTGCTGCCAGACCACCTGCTGCAGGACCACCTGCTGCCGCCCCAGCTGTGGTGTGTCCAGTTGCTGCCGACCCGTCTgctgccagcccacctgcccTCGTCCCACCTGCTGCATCTCTAGCTGCTGCCGCCCCTCCTGCTGTGTTTCCAGCTGTGGTTCCAGCTGCTGCAGGCCTACCTGCTGCATCTCCAGCTGCTGCAGGCCCCAGTGCTGCCAGCCTGTCTgctgccagcccacctgcccTCGCCCCACCTGCTGCATTTCTAGCTGCTGCCGCCCCTCTTGCTATGGGTCCAGCTGTGGTTCCAGCTGCTGCAGGCCTACCTGCTGCATCTCCAGCTGCTGCAGGCCCCAGTGCTGCCAGCCGGTCTgctgccagcccacctgcccTCGTCCCACCTGCTGCATCTCTAGCTGCTGCCGCCCCTCCTGCTGTGG CTGCTGCCGCCCGAGCTGCTGCCTGCGCCCAGTGTGCGGCCGGGTCTCCTGCCACACCACTTGCTATCGGCCCACCTGTGTCATCTCCACCTGCCCCCGCCCCGTGTGCTGTCCCTCCTCTTGCTGCTGA
- the LOC136149032 gene encoding keratin-associated protein 4-11-like isoform X4, which yields MVNSCCGSVCSDQSCGRSLCQETCCQPSCCQTTCCRTTCCRPSCGVSSCCRPVCCQPTCPRPTCCISSCCRPSCCVSSCGSSCCRPTCCISSCCRPQCCQPVCCQPTCCISSCCRPQCCQPVCCQPTCPRPTCCISSCCRPSCCGCCRPSCCLRPVCGRVSCHTTCYRPTCVISTCPRPVCCPSSCC from the exons ATGGTCAACTCCTGTTGTGGCTCCGTCTGCTCTGACCAGAGCTGTGGCCGAAGTCTCTGCCAGGAGACCTGCTGCCAGCCCAGCTGCTGCCAGACCACCTGCTGCAGGACCACCTGCTGCCGCCCCAGCTGTGGTGTGTCCAGTTGCTGCCGACCCGTCTgctgccagcccacctgcccTCGTCCCACCTGCTGCATCTCTAGCTGCTGCCGCCCCTCCTGCTGTGTTTCCAGCTGTGGTTCCAGCTGCTGCAGGCCTACCTGCTGCATCTCCAGCTGCTGCAGGCCCCAGTGCTGCCAGCCTGTCTgctgcca GCCTACCTGCTGCATCTCCAGCTGCTGCAGGCCCCAGTGCTGCCAGCCGGTCTgctgccagcccacctgcccTCGTCCCACCTGCTGCATCTCTAGCTGCTGCCGCCCCTCCTGCTGTGG CTGCTGCCGCCCGAGCTGCTGCCTGCGCCCAGTGTGCGGCCGGGTCTCCTGCCACACCACTTGCTATCGGCCCACCTGTGTCATCTCCACCTGCCCCCGCCCCGTGTGCTGTCCCTCCTCTTGCTGCTGA
- the LOC136149032 gene encoding keratin-associated protein 4-7-like isoform X5 produces the protein MVNSCCGSVCSDQSCGRSLCQETCCQPSCCQTTCCRTTCCRPSCGVPTCCISSCCRPQCCQPVCCQPTCPRPTCCISSCCRPSCCGSSCGSSCCRPTCCISSCCRPRCCQSVCCQPTCSRISSCCRPSCCLRPVCGRVSCHTTCYRPTCVISTCPRPVCCPSSCC, from the exons ATGGTCAACTCCTGTTGTGGCTCCGTCTGCTCTGACCAGAGCTGTGGCCGAAGTCTCTGCCAGGAGACCTGCTGCCAGCCCAGCTGCTGCCAGACCACCTGCTGCAGGACCACCTGCTGCCGCCCCAGCTGTGGTGT GCCTACCTGCTGCATCTCCAGCTGCTGCAGGCCCCAGTGCTGCCAGCCGGTCTgctgccagcccacctgcccTCGTCCCACCTGCTGCATCTCTAGCTGCTGCCGCCCCTCCTGCTGTGGGTCTAGCTGTGGTTCCAGCTGCTGCAGGCCTACCTGCTGCATCTCCAGCTGCTGCAGGCCCCGCTGTTGCCAGTCTGTGTGCTGCCAGCCCACCTGCTCCCGCATCTCCAGCTGCTGCCGCCCGAGCTGCTGCCTGCGCCCAGTGTGCGGCCGGGTCTCCTGCCACACCACTTGCTATCGGCCCACCTGTGTCATCTCCACCTGCCCCCGCCCCGTGTGCTGTCCCTCCTCTTGCTGCTGA
- the LOC136149489 gene encoding keratin-associated protein 4-7-like isoform X2 translates to MVSSCCGSVCSDQSCGRSLCQETCCQPSCCQTTCCRTTCCRPSCGVPTCCISSCCRPQCCQPVCCQPTCSRPTCCISSCYRPSCCGSSCGSSCCRPTCCISSCCRPRCCQSVCCQPTCSRISSCCRPSCCLRPVCGRVSCHTTCYRPTCVISTCPRPVCCPSSCC, encoded by the exons ATGGTCAGCTCCTGTTGTGGATCCGTCTGCTCTGACCAGAGCTGTGGCCGAAGTCTCTGCCAGGAGACCTGCTGCCAGCCCAGCTGCTGCCAGACCACCTGCTGCAGGACCACCTGCTGCCGCCCCAGCTGTGGCGT GCCTACCTGCTGCATCTCCAGCTGCTGCAGGCCCCAGTGCTGCCAGCCTGTCTGCTGCCAGCCTACCTGCTCTCGCCCCACCTGCTGCATCTCTAGCTGCTACCGCCCCTCTTGCTGTGGGTCCAGCTGTGGTTCCAGCTGCTGCAGGCCTACCTGCTGCATCTCCAGCTGCTGCAGGCCCCGCTGTTGCCAGTCTGTGTGCTGCCAGCCCACCTGCTCCCGCATCTCCAGCTGCTGCCGCCCGAGCTGCTGCCTGCGCCCAGTGTGCGGCCGGGTCTCCTGCCACACCACTTGCTATCGGCCCACCTGTGTCATCTCCACCTGCCCCCGCCCCGTGTGCTGTCCCTCCTCTTGCTGCTGA
- the LOC136149489 gene encoding keratin-associated protein 4-7-like isoform X1, producing MVSSCCGSVCSDQSCGRSLCQETCCQPSCCQTTCCRTTCCRPSCGVSSCCQPVCCQPTCPRPTCCISSCCRPSCCGSSCGSSCCRPTCCISSCCRPQCCQPVCCQPTCSRPTCCISSCYRPSCCGSSCGSSCCRPTCCISSCCRPRCCQSVCCQPTCSRISSCCRPSCCLRPVCGRVSCHTTCYRPTCVISTCPRPVCCPSSCC from the coding sequence ATGGTCAGCTCCTGTTGTGGATCCGTCTGCTCTGACCAGAGCTGTGGCCGAAGTCTCTGCCAGGAGACCTGCTGCCAGCCCAGCTGCTGCCAGACCACCTGCTGCAGGACCACCTGCTGCCGCCCCAGCTGTGGCGTGTCCAGCTGCTGCCAGCCTGTCTgctgccagcccacctgcccTCGCCCCACCTGCTGCATCTCTAGCTGCTGCCGCCCCTCCTGCTGTGGGTCCAGCTGTGGTTCCAGCTGCTGCAGGCCTACCTGCTGCATCTCCAGCTGCTGCAGGCCCCAGTGCTGCCAGCCTGTCTGCTGCCAGCCTACCTGCTCTCGCCCCACCTGCTGCATCTCTAGCTGCTACCGCCCCTCTTGCTGTGGGTCCAGCTGTGGTTCCAGCTGCTGCAGGCCTACCTGCTGCATCTCCAGCTGCTGCAGGCCCCGCTGTTGCCAGTCTGTGTGCTGCCAGCCCACCTGCTCCCGCATCTCCAGCTGCTGCCGCCCGAGCTGCTGCCTGCGCCCAGTGTGCGGCCGGGTCTCCTGCCACACCACTTGCTATCGGCCCACCTGTGTCATCTCCACCTGCCCCCGCCCCGTGTGCTGTCCCTCCTCTTGCTGCTGA
- the LOC136149546 gene encoding keratin-associated protein 4-7-like isoform X2: protein MVSSCCGSVCSDEGCGQSLCQETCCQPSCCQTTCCRTTCCRPSCGVPTCCISSCCRPQCCQPVCCQPTCPRPTCCISSCCCPSCCGSSCGSSCCRPTCCISSCCRPRCCQSVCCQPTCSRISSCCRPSCCLRPVCGRVSCHTTCYRPTCVISTCPRPVCCPSSCC, encoded by the exons ATGGTCAGCTCCTGTTGTGGATCCGTCTGCTCTGACGAGGGCTGTGGCCAAAGTCTCTGCCAGGAGACCTGCTGCCAGCCCAGCTGCTGCCAGACCACCTGCTGCAGGACCACCTGCTGCCGCCCCAGCTGTGGCGT GCCTACCTGCTGCATCTCCAGCTGCTGCAGGCCCCAGTGCTGCCAGCCTGTGTGCTGCCAGCCTACCTGCCCTCGCCCCACCTGCTGCATCTCTAGCTGCTGCTGCCCCTCCTGCTGTGGGTCCAGCTGTGGTTCCAGCTGCTGCAGGCCTACCTGCTGCATCTCCAGCTGCTGCAGGCCCCGCTGTTGCCAGTCTGTGTGCTGCCAGCCCACCTGCTCCCGCATCTCCAGCTGCTGCCGCCCAAGCTGCTGCCTGCGCCCAGTGTGCGGCCGGGTCTCCTGCCACACCACTTGCTATCGGCCCACCTGTGTCATCTCCACCTGCCCCCGCCCCGTGTGCTGTCCCTCCTCTTGCTGCTGA
- the LOC136149546 gene encoding keratin-associated protein 4-7-like isoform X1, whose product MVSSCCGSVCSDEGCGQSLCQETCCQPSCCQTTCCRTTCCRPSCGVSSCCRPVCCQPTCPRPTCCISSCCRPSCCVSSCGSSCCRPTCCISSCCRPQCCQPVCCQPTCPRPTCCISSCCCPSCCGSSCGSSCCRPTCCISSCCRPRCCQSVCCQPTCSRISSCCRPSCCLRPVCGRVSCHTTCYRPTCVISTCPRPVCCPSSCC is encoded by the coding sequence ATGGTCAGCTCCTGTTGTGGATCCGTCTGCTCTGACGAGGGCTGTGGCCAAAGTCTCTGCCAGGAGACCTGCTGCCAGCCCAGCTGCTGCCAGACCACCTGCTGCAGGACCACCTGCTGCCGCCCCAGCTGTGGCGTGTCCAGCTGCTGCCGGCCTGTCTgctgccagcccacctgcccTCGTCCCACCTGCTGCATCTCTAGCTGCTGCCGCCCCTCCTGCTGTGTTTCCAGCTGTGGTTCCAGCTGCTGCAGGCCTACCTGCTGCATCTCCAGCTGCTGCAGGCCCCAGTGCTGCCAGCCTGTGTGCTGCCAGCCTACCTGCCCTCGCCCCACCTGCTGCATCTCTAGCTGCTGCTGCCCCTCCTGCTGTGGGTCCAGCTGTGGTTCCAGCTGCTGCAGGCCTACCTGCTGCATCTCCAGCTGCTGCAGGCCCCGCTGTTGCCAGTCTGTGTGCTGCCAGCCCACCTGCTCCCGCATCTCCAGCTGCTGCCGCCCAAGCTGCTGCCTGCGCCCAGTGTGCGGCCGGGTCTCCTGCCACACCACTTGCTATCGGCCCACCTGTGTCATCTCCACCTGCCCCCGCCCCGTGTGCTGTCCCTCCTCTTGCTGCTGA
- the LOC136149541 gene encoding keratin-associated protein 4-7-like isoform X1 — protein sequence MVNSCCGSVCSDQSCGRSLCQETCCQPSCCQTTCCRTTCCRPSCGVSSCCRPVCCQPPCPRPTCCISSCCRPSCCGSSCCRPTYCISSCCRPTCCISSCCRPQCCQPVCCQPTCSRPTCCISSCYRPSCCGSSCGSSCCRPTCCISSCCQPQCCQPVCCQPTCSRISSCCRPSCCLRPVCGRVSCHTTCYRPTCVISTCPRPVCCPSSCC from the coding sequence ATGGTCAACTCCTGTTGTGGCTCCGTCTGCTCTGACCAGAGCTGTGGCCGAAGTCTCTGCCAGGAGACCTGCTGCCAGCCCAGCTGCTGCCAGACCACCTGCTGCAGGACCACCTGCTGCCGCCCCAGCTGTGGTGTGTCCAGCTGCTGCCGGCCGGTCTGCTGCCAGCCCCCCTGCCCTCGCCCCACCTGCTGCATCTCTAGCTGCTGCCGCCCCTCCTGCTGTGGGTCCAGCTGCTGCAGGCCTACTTACTGCATCTCCAGCTGCTGCAGGCCTACCTGCTGCATCTCCAGCTGCTGCAGGCCCCAGTGCTGCCAGCCTGTCTGCTGCCAGCCTACCTGCTCTCGCCCCACCTGCTGCATCTCTAGCTGCTACCGCCCCTCCTGCTGTGGGTCCAGCTGTGGTTCCAGCTGCTGCAGGCCTACTTGCTGCATCTCCAGCTGCTGCCAGCCCCAGTGCTGCCAGCCGGTCTGCTGCCAGCCCACCTGCTCCCGCATCTCCAGCTGCTGCCGCCCGAGCTGCTGCCTGCGCCCAGTGTGCGGCCGGGTCTCCTGCCACACCACTTGCTATCGGCCCACCTGTGTCATCTCCACCTGCCCCCGCCCCGTGTGCTGTCCCTCCTCTTGCTGCTGA
- the LOC136149541 gene encoding keratin-associated protein 4-7-like isoform X2 — MVNSCCGSVCSDQSCGRSLCQETCCQPSCCQTTCCRTTCCRPSCGVPTCCISSCCRPQCCQPVCCQPTCSRPTCCISSCYRPSCCGSSCGSSCCRPTCCISSCCQPQCCQPVCCQPTCSRISSCCRPSCCLRPVCGRVSCHTTCYRPTCVISTCPRPVCCPSSCC, encoded by the exons ATGGTCAACTCCTGTTGTGGCTCCGTCTGCTCTGACCAGAGCTGTGGCCGAAGTCTCTGCCAGGAGACCTGCTGCCAGCCCAGCTGCTGCCAGACCACCTGCTGCAGGACCACCTGCTGCCGCCCCAGCTGTGGTGT GCCTACCTGCTGCATCTCCAGCTGCTGCAGGCCCCAGTGCTGCCAGCCTGTCTGCTGCCAGCCTACCTGCTCTCGCCCCACCTGCTGCATCTCTAGCTGCTACCGCCCCTCCTGCTGTGGGTCCAGCTGTGGTTCCAGCTGCTGCAGGCCTACTTGCTGCATCTCCAGCTGCTGCCAGCCCCAGTGCTGCCAGCCGGTCTGCTGCCAGCCCACCTGCTCCCGCATCTCCAGCTGCTGCCGCCCGAGCTGCTGCCTGCGCCCAGTGTGCGGCCGGGTCTCCTGCCACACCACTTGCTATCGGCCCACCTGTGTCATCTCCACCTGCCCCCGCCCCGTGTGCTGTCCCTCCTCTTGCTGCTGA